From Microbacterium sp. LWH11-1.2, one genomic window encodes:
- a CDS encoding carbohydrate ABC transporter permease, translated as MTPRRFLSRYVVGIIAIIASIIVFIVPFAFIVLTAAKNPAEASLFEFSLPAQGWYLWENVVTVLETRDWMLVRAFINSTVLTVASVAIMVVFAAMVGYILQRRKSRWNHVINVFVLAGLIVPPAVVPTIWVLQGIGLFKTMPGMILIEATFGLSFCILLFRAFISTIPRELDEAAVIDGAGPLRLFFTVVMPLLKPVAITVIVVQSVAVFNDFTGPLYFLPGDANATVQLTLYNFQSQSLSQWNLLFMNILLITIPPLVMYIFFNRQIVAGMTSGAVKG; from the coding sequence ATGACCCCACGGCGGTTCCTCAGCCGCTACGTGGTGGGGATCATCGCGATCATCGCGTCGATCATCGTCTTCATCGTCCCGTTCGCGTTCATCGTGCTCACGGCGGCGAAGAACCCGGCAGAGGCCTCGCTGTTCGAGTTCTCGCTGCCGGCGCAGGGCTGGTACCTGTGGGAGAACGTCGTCACGGTCCTCGAGACCCGCGACTGGATGCTCGTGCGCGCGTTCATCAACTCGACGGTTCTCACCGTGGCGAGCGTCGCGATCATGGTGGTCTTCGCCGCCATGGTCGGGTACATCCTGCAGCGCCGCAAGTCGCGCTGGAACCACGTGATCAACGTCTTCGTGCTGGCCGGCCTCATCGTCCCGCCCGCCGTGGTGCCGACGATCTGGGTTCTGCAGGGCATCGGGCTCTTCAAGACCATGCCGGGCATGATCCTCATCGAGGCGACGTTCGGCCTGAGCTTCTGCATCCTGCTGTTCCGCGCGTTCATCTCGACGATCCCGCGCGAGCTCGACGAGGCGGCGGTGATCGACGGCGCAGGTCCCCTGCGACTCTTCTTCACGGTCGTGATGCCGCTGCTCAAGCCCGTCGCGATCACGGTGATCGTGGTGCAGTCCGTCGCGGTGTTCAACGACTTCACCGGACCGCTCTACTTCCTGCCCGGCGATGCGAACGCCACCGTGCAGCTGACGCTCTACAACTTCCAGAGCCAGAGTCTGAGCCAGTGGAACCTGCTGTTCATGAACATCCTGCTCATCACCATCCCGCCGCTGGTCATGTACATCTTCTTCAACCGGCAGATCGTGGCGGGCATGACGAGCGGCGCCGTCAAGGGCTGA
- a CDS encoding nucleotidyltransferase domain-containing protein, with translation MEHQERALSAYVAQVAADPQVLGVVLIGSLARGTERDDSDVDVYLVVTEEAFAHAGAEDRWAWIDRHGVDYPGSYIDVKLADLAYLRTAVDRADDPTRASFAGARVAFTRTDELEPLVQAVSALDDEVWAGRVSSHIAQAHLHGGYFLRQAEERDDPFLLQHAAVHLAFAAARAAIAADHRLMPGPKYIHRLVREVPSVDGFVAAWDRLVAEPSTASAEALTTILDDWLGGGQTRDESLSIFIRDNELAWLRGTTPAEYF, from the coding sequence ATGGAACATCAGGAACGCGCGCTGTCCGCGTACGTCGCGCAGGTGGCCGCCGACCCGCAGGTCCTCGGCGTGGTCCTCATCGGCTCGCTGGCGCGGGGGACGGAGCGGGACGACTCGGATGTCGACGTCTACCTCGTCGTCACCGAGGAGGCGTTCGCCCATGCCGGCGCCGAAGACCGATGGGCGTGGATCGATCGCCATGGCGTGGACTACCCGGGTTCGTACATCGACGTGAAGCTCGCCGACCTCGCCTATCTGCGCACGGCGGTCGATCGTGCCGACGACCCCACCAGGGCGTCGTTCGCCGGAGCGCGCGTCGCGTTCACCCGCACCGATGAGCTGGAGCCCCTCGTCCAGGCGGTCAGCGCCCTCGACGACGAGGTCTGGGCGGGCCGCGTCAGCTCGCACATCGCCCAGGCGCACCTGCACGGCGGATACTTCCTCCGGCAGGCCGAGGAGCGCGACGACCCCTTCCTGCTCCAGCACGCGGCCGTGCACCTGGCGTTCGCGGCGGCGCGCGCCGCGATCGCGGCCGACCACCGGCTGATGCCGGGGCCGAAGTACATCCACCGACTGGTCCGGGAGGTGCCCAGCGTCGACGGATTCGTCGCGGCCTGGGACCGCCTGGTCGCCGAGCCGTCCACGGCATCCGCGGAGGCGCTGACGACGATCCTGGACGACTGGCTGGGCGGCGGCCAGACGCGCGATGAATCCCTCTCGATCTTCATCCGCGACAACGAGCTCGCGTGGCTGCGCGGCACGACGCCGGCGGAGTACTTCTGA
- a CDS encoding ABC transporter substrate-binding protein translates to MDNTRSRRVLLAAAGVAALAVPLAACSTGGGGESADGSVEITFLVPNAGTNVESAEAMIAAFEEENADITVKVESQPAGTEGDNLMKTKLATGEMADVFWYNSGSLFQALNPDQNLAPLTDESWVGDMQDTMKAVVETENGVYGAPFGATQAGAVVYNKKIYADLGLEVPTSWDEFASNNAAIKAAGITPVIQTYGDTWTSQLFVLGDFGNVLAQDADWGSEYTAGERKYVDEPALAGFANQQEGFEEGWWNEDFASALYDDGARMVATGEGAHYPILTGIVSTFQQNFPDQIEDVGVFPLPAQKAEDTKLTVWLPNAVYVPKTTEGAQLEAAKKFVAFINSPAGCDVQNTAMVPSGPYAISTCELGDDVPGLLKDMQVYFDEDNTNPALEFLSPIKGPNLENITVEVGSGIRSAEDGAALYDEDVKKQAQQLGLDGW, encoded by the coding sequence CGAGATCACCTTCCTCGTCCCGAACGCGGGGACGAACGTCGAATCCGCCGAGGCCATGATCGCGGCCTTCGAGGAGGAGAACGCCGACATCACCGTCAAGGTGGAGTCCCAGCCGGCCGGCACCGAGGGCGACAACCTCATGAAGACCAAGCTCGCCACGGGCGAGATGGCCGACGTGTTCTGGTACAACTCCGGTTCGCTGTTCCAGGCGCTGAACCCGGACCAGAACCTCGCCCCGCTCACCGACGAATCCTGGGTCGGCGACATGCAGGACACCATGAAGGCCGTGGTCGAGACCGAGAACGGCGTCTACGGCGCACCGTTCGGCGCGACCCAGGCCGGTGCCGTCGTCTACAACAAGAAGATCTACGCCGATCTCGGCCTCGAGGTCCCGACGTCGTGGGACGAGTTCGCGTCCAACAACGCCGCGATCAAGGCGGCAGGCATCACCCCGGTCATCCAGACGTACGGCGACACGTGGACCAGCCAGCTGTTCGTGCTCGGCGACTTCGGCAACGTGCTCGCGCAGGATGCCGATTGGGGCAGCGAGTACACGGCCGGCGAGCGCAAGTACGTCGACGAGCCCGCGCTGGCCGGCTTCGCCAACCAGCAGGAGGGATTCGAAGAGGGCTGGTGGAACGAGGACTTCGCGTCCGCCCTTTACGACGACGGAGCGCGGATGGTGGCGACCGGCGAGGGCGCGCACTACCCGATCCTCACCGGGATCGTCTCGACGTTCCAGCAGAACTTCCCCGACCAGATCGAGGATGTCGGCGTCTTCCCGCTGCCGGCGCAGAAGGCCGAGGACACCAAGCTGACCGTCTGGCTCCCGAACGCGGTGTACGTGCCGAAGACCACCGAGGGCGCACAGCTCGAGGCGGCGAAGAAGTTCGTCGCGTTCATCAACTCGCCGGCCGGCTGCGACGTGCAGAACACCGCGATGGTCCCCTCCGGACCCTACGCGATCAGCACCTGCGAGCTCGGCGACGACGTGCCCGGCCTGCTGAAGGACATGCAGGTGTACTTCGACGAGGACAACACGAACCCCGCCCTCGAGTTCCTCTCCCCCATCAAGGGACCGAACCTCGAGAACATCACGGTCGAGGTCGGCAGCGGCATCCGCTCCGCCGAGGACGGCGCCGCACTCTACGACGAGGACGTGAAGAAGCAGGCCCAGCAGCTGGGTCTCGACGGCTGGTGA
- the rhaI gene encoding L-rhamnose isomerase, whose protein sequence is MSILSTDNLAALEQQGIELPSWAFGNSGTRFKVFGTPGTPRDPWEKIADAAQVNAYTALAPSVALHIPWDLVDSFDDLRKHAEDHGVALGTINSNTFQDDDYKFGALTHEDAAIRQKAIDHHLACIDVMDATGSRDLKIWLAEGSNYPGQADLRGRQDRLQESLQKIYDRLGDDQRLVLEYKFFEPAFYHTDVPDWGTSYAQVSALGDKAMVCLDTGHHAPGTNIEFIVMQLLRLGKLGSFDFNSRFYADDDLIVGAADPFQLFRILFEVIRGGGLNNPDVAFMLDQCHNVEDKIPGQIRSVLNVQEMTARALLVDRDALTSAQKSGDVLAANAVFMDAFYTDVRPALAEWRESRGLAGDPMAAYAASGYQQKIAADRVGGVQAGWGA, encoded by the coding sequence ATGAGCATCCTCTCGACCGACAATCTCGCCGCTCTCGAGCAGCAGGGCATCGAGCTCCCCAGCTGGGCGTTCGGCAACTCCGGCACCCGCTTCAAGGTGTTCGGCACGCCGGGCACGCCGCGCGATCCGTGGGAGAAGATCGCGGATGCCGCGCAGGTGAACGCCTACACCGCCCTCGCTCCCTCGGTCGCGCTGCACATCCCGTGGGACCTCGTCGACTCCTTCGACGACCTGCGCAAGCACGCGGAGGACCACGGCGTCGCGCTCGGCACCATCAACTCCAACACGTTCCAGGACGACGACTACAAGTTCGGCGCCCTCACGCACGAGGACGCGGCGATCCGGCAGAAGGCGATCGACCACCACCTCGCCTGCATCGACGTCATGGACGCCACCGGCAGCCGCGACCTCAAGATCTGGCTCGCCGAGGGGTCGAACTACCCGGGTCAGGCCGACCTCCGCGGACGCCAGGACCGCCTGCAGGAGTCGCTGCAGAAGATCTACGACCGCCTCGGCGACGACCAGCGCCTCGTGCTGGAGTACAAGTTCTTCGAGCCGGCTTTCTACCACACCGACGTCCCCGACTGGGGCACGTCCTACGCCCAGGTGAGCGCGCTCGGCGACAAGGCCATGGTCTGCCTCGACACCGGGCACCACGCGCCCGGCACCAACATCGAGTTCATCGTGATGCAGCTGCTGCGCCTCGGCAAGCTCGGGTCGTTCGACTTCAACTCCCGCTTCTACGCCGACGACGACCTGATCGTCGGCGCGGCCGATCCGTTCCAGCTGTTCCGCATCCTCTTCGAGGTCATCCGCGGCGGCGGGTTGAACAACCCGGATGTCGCGTTCATGCTCGACCAGTGCCACAACGTCGAGGACAAGATCCCCGGCCAGATCCGCTCGGTGCTGAACGTGCAGGAGATGACGGCCCGCGCGCTGCTCGTCGACCGCGACGCTCTGACCTCGGCGCAGAAGTCCGGCGACGTCCTCGCCGCGAACGCCGTCTTCATGGACGCGTTCTACACCGACGTGCGTCCGGCCCTGGCCGAGTGGCGCGAGTCGCGCGGCCTCGCCGGCGACCCGATGGCCGCGTACGCGGCATCCGGCTACCAGCAGAAGATCGCCGCCGATCGCGTGGGCGGCGTGCAGGCCGGCTGGGGCGCCTGA
- a CDS encoding glycoside hydrolase family 3 C-terminal domain-containing protein, with protein sequence MTEISASDLTLEEKASLTSGADFWTTKAVDRAGIRSVMMTDGPHGLRKQMGGTDHLGLASSVPATCFPPAVGIGSSWDPELIERVGAAIGVEAAIEDVAVVLGPGINIKRSPLCGRNFEYFSEDPIVSGVLGAASVRGVQSQGVGTSLKHFAANNQEFDRMRASSDVDPRPLREIYLRGFERVVKDAAPWTVMCSYNKLNGVWTSEDPWLLTSVLREDWGFDGLVVSDWGAVNDRVAGVAAGLDLEMPASGGRTDAQLVAAVRAGTLDESVLDTAAARIVDLVRKAGERPVVDGPLDVDAHHALAREAAGRSIVLLKNEALRAVAEPVEGQGPILPLAPTQRIAVIGAFATEPRFQGAGSSLINPTRVDTALDALRAVGGDLVSYAPGFAVEGGAIAASGRPADELRAEAVAVAAAAEVAVVFLGLPAAEESEGFDREHIDLPADQLVLLDAVVEANPHTVVVLSNGGVVALPFADRVPAIVESWLLGQAGGSAVADVLYGAVNPSGKLTETIPVRLADNPSFGNFPGEFGHVRYGEGLLVGYRWYDAKGLDVTFPFGHGLSYTTFAYGSTTAEVGPDGDIVVHLEVTNTGARDGREVVQVYVAPVRSIVQRAPRELKAFASVELAAGETRTVELVVRRQDLAYWDVRVDRWIVEGGEYTVDVAASSRDIRATVSAQVEGDEILLPLTLNSSVGDVLAHPIAGPIVMGALGGFLGELSGADSSAASMMPNDEAMEKMMASFPIGRLIGFPGVDVSHEQVEQLLAAANAGGSVPA encoded by the coding sequence ATGACCGAGATCTCGGCCTCCGACCTGACCCTCGAGGAGAAGGCGTCGCTGACCAGCGGCGCGGACTTCTGGACCACGAAAGCGGTCGATCGGGCCGGCATCCGCTCGGTGATGATGACCGACGGCCCGCACGGCCTCCGCAAGCAGATGGGCGGCACGGATCACCTGGGTCTCGCCAGCAGCGTTCCGGCGACCTGCTTCCCGCCCGCCGTCGGCATCGGTTCGTCGTGGGATCCGGAGCTCATCGAGCGGGTCGGCGCGGCGATCGGCGTCGAGGCCGCGATCGAAGACGTCGCGGTCGTGCTCGGACCCGGGATCAACATCAAGCGGTCGCCGCTGTGCGGGCGCAACTTCGAGTACTTCTCCGAGGATCCGATCGTCTCGGGCGTGCTCGGCGCCGCCTCCGTGCGCGGCGTGCAGTCGCAGGGCGTCGGCACGTCGCTCAAGCACTTCGCCGCGAACAACCAGGAGTTCGACCGGATGCGTGCGAGCTCCGACGTCGATCCTCGTCCGCTGCGCGAGATCTACCTGCGCGGCTTCGAGCGGGTCGTGAAGGATGCCGCGCCGTGGACGGTCATGTGCTCGTACAACAAGCTCAACGGCGTCTGGACCTCGGAGGACCCGTGGCTGCTCACGAGCGTGCTGCGCGAGGACTGGGGCTTCGACGGGCTCGTCGTCTCGGACTGGGGCGCCGTCAACGACCGCGTCGCCGGCGTCGCCGCGGGGCTCGACCTCGAGATGCCGGCATCCGGCGGACGCACCGACGCGCAGCTCGTCGCGGCCGTGCGCGCCGGGACGCTCGATGAGAGCGTGCTCGACACCGCCGCCGCCCGCATCGTCGACCTCGTGCGCAAGGCGGGTGAGCGCCCCGTCGTCGATGGTCCGCTCGACGTCGACGCCCATCATGCTCTCGCCCGCGAGGCGGCCGGTCGGTCGATCGTGCTCCTCAAGAACGAGGCCCTTCGCGCGGTTGCCGAGCCTGTCGAAGGGCAGGGGCCCATCCTGCCGCTCGCGCCGACGCAGCGGATCGCGGTCATCGGCGCCTTCGCGACGGAGCCCCGCTTCCAGGGCGCCGGTTCCTCGCTGATCAACCCCACCCGCGTCGACACGGCGCTCGACGCGCTGCGAGCCGTCGGCGGCGACCTCGTGTCCTACGCTCCGGGCTTCGCCGTCGAGGGCGGTGCGATCGCGGCATCCGGTCGTCCGGCGGACGAGCTGCGGGCCGAGGCCGTCGCGGTGGCTGCCGCCGCCGAGGTGGCCGTGGTCTTCCTCGGCCTGCCCGCAGCGGAGGAATCCGAGGGCTTCGATCGCGAGCACATCGACCTTCCCGCCGACCAGCTCGTCCTGCTCGATGCCGTGGTCGAGGCGAACCCGCACACGGTGGTCGTCCTGTCCAACGGCGGCGTGGTCGCCCTGCCCTTCGCCGACCGCGTGCCCGCGATCGTGGAGAGCTGGCTGCTCGGCCAGGCGGGAGGCAGCGCCGTCGCCGACGTGCTCTACGGTGCCGTCAACCCCTCGGGGAAGCTCACCGAGACGATTCCGGTGCGCCTGGCGGACAACCCCTCCTTCGGCAACTTCCCCGGTGAGTTCGGGCACGTCCGCTACGGCGAGGGCCTGCTCGTCGGCTACCGCTGGTATGACGCGAAGGGGCTCGACGTGACGTTCCCCTTCGGTCACGGGCTGTCCTACACGACCTTCGCCTACGGCAGCACGACCGCCGAGGTCGGCCCCGACGGCGACATCGTCGTGCACCTCGAGGTGACGAACACGGGTGCCCGCGACGGACGCGAGGTCGTGCAGGTGTACGTCGCGCCGGTCCGGTCGATCGTGCAGCGCGCGCCGCGCGAGCTCAAGGCCTTCGCCTCTGTGGAGCTCGCCGCCGGAGAGACCAGGACCGTCGAGCTCGTGGTGCGCCGCCAGGACCTCGCGTACTGGGACGTGCGCGTGGATCGGTGGATCGTCGAGGGCGGCGAGTACACCGTCGATGTCGCCGCATCCAGCCGCGACATCCGCGCGACGGTCTCGGCGCAGGTCGAGGGGGACGAGATCCTCCTCCCGCTCACGCTGAACTCCTCGGTCGGAGACGTCCTGGCGCACCCGATCGCCGGGCCGATCGTCATGGGCGCCCTCGGCGGCTTCCTCGGCGAGCTGTCCGGTGCCGACTCCTCGGCGGCGTCGATGATGCCGAACGACGAGGCGATGGAGAAGATGATGGCCTCGTTCCCGATCGGCCGACTCATCGGCTTCCCCGGCGTCGACGTCTCGCACGAGCAGGTCGAGCAGCTGCTCGCGGCCGCGAACGCGGGTGGTTCCGTCCCGGCGTGA
- a CDS encoding bifunctional aldolase/short-chain dehydrogenase encodes MTNPTSAALIARSNRLGADPKNTNYAGGNTSAKGAATDPVTGRPVELLWVKGSGGDLGTLKESGLAVLRLDRLLALTDVYPGLEREDEMVAAFDYCLHGKGGAAPSIDTAMHGLVDAAHVDHLHPDSGIAIATAADGEALTSTIFGDKVVWVPWRRPGFQLGLDIAAIKAENPQAIGCILGGHGITAWAETSEEVEANSLWIIDTAAAYIAAHGKAEPFGGVRAGYEALAESERRERAAALAPTVRGIASHDRPQIGHFTDADVVLDFLASEKAPALAALGTSCPDHFLRTKVKPLILDLPPTASLEEQTARLHELHEEYRADYQAYYDAHASTDSPAIRGADPLIVLIPGVGMFSYGANKQTARVAGEFYVNAINVMRGAEALSTYSPISDAEKFRIEYWALEEAKLQRMPKPQSHQGRIAFVTGAASGIGKAIATRLAAEGACVVIADLDLEKAQAAAAELGNTDVAIGVAANVADADAIQAALNQALLAFGGVDLVVNNAGLSLSKPLLETTEKDWDLQHDVMAKGSFLVSKAAARALIDQKLGGDIIYISSKNSVFAGPNNIAYSATKADQAHQVRLLAVELGEYGIRVNGINPDGVVRGSGIFASGWGANRAATYGVAEEDLGQYYANRTILKREVVPENVADAVFVLTGPELSRTTGLHIPVDSGVAAAFLR; translated from the coding sequence ATGACGAACCCGACCTCCGCCGCTCTCATCGCGCGGTCGAACCGCCTGGGCGCCGACCCGAAGAACACGAACTACGCCGGCGGCAACACCTCCGCGAAGGGCGCGGCGACCGATCCGGTCACCGGCCGGCCGGTCGAGCTGCTCTGGGTCAAGGGATCCGGCGGAGACCTCGGCACGCTGAAGGAGTCCGGACTCGCCGTGCTGCGGCTCGACCGTCTGCTCGCGCTCACGGACGTCTACCCCGGGCTCGAGCGCGAGGACGAGATGGTCGCGGCCTTCGACTACTGCCTGCACGGCAAGGGCGGCGCGGCTCCCTCGATCGACACGGCGATGCACGGCCTCGTGGATGCCGCGCACGTCGACCACCTGCACCCCGACTCCGGCATCGCGATCGCGACCGCCGCCGACGGCGAAGCGCTGACGTCCACCATCTTCGGCGACAAGGTCGTCTGGGTGCCGTGGCGGCGCCCCGGTTTCCAGCTCGGACTCGACATCGCGGCGATCAAGGCCGAGAACCCGCAGGCGATCGGCTGCATCCTGGGCGGTCATGGGATCACCGCGTGGGCCGAGACCTCCGAAGAGGTCGAGGCGAACTCCCTCTGGATCATCGACACGGCCGCCGCGTACATCGCCGCGCACGGCAAGGCGGAGCCCTTCGGCGGCGTCCGCGCCGGTTACGAGGCCCTGGCTGAGAGCGAGCGTCGCGAGCGCGCCGCCGCCCTCGCCCCGACCGTCCGCGGCATCGCCTCGCACGACCGCCCCCAGATCGGCCACTTCACCGACGCCGACGTCGTGCTCGACTTCCTGGCGTCCGAGAAGGCGCCGGCTCTCGCCGCCCTCGGCACCAGCTGCCCCGATCACTTCCTGCGCACCAAGGTCAAGCCGCTGATCCTCGACCTGCCCCCGACGGCATCCCTCGAGGAGCAGACTGCGCGTCTGCACGAGCTCCACGAGGAGTACCGCGCCGACTACCAGGCCTACTACGACGCGCACGCGTCGACGGACTCCCCCGCGATCCGGGGCGCCGACCCGCTCATCGTCCTGATCCCCGGCGTCGGCATGTTCTCCTACGGCGCCAACAAGCAGACCGCCCGCGTGGCCGGCGAGTTCTACGTCAACGCCATCAACGTGATGCGCGGCGCAGAGGCGCTGTCCACCTACTCCCCCATCTCCGACGCCGAGAAGTTCCGCATCGAGTACTGGGCGCTGGAGGAGGCGAAGCTGCAGCGGATGCCGAAGCCCCAGAGCCACCAGGGCCGTATCGCGTTCGTCACGGGTGCGGCATCCGGGATCGGGAAGGCCATCGCCACCCGTCTCGCGGCGGAGGGCGCCTGCGTCGTCATCGCCGACCTCGACCTCGAGAAGGCGCAGGCCGCCGCGGCGGAGCTCGGGAACACCGACGTCGCGATCGGCGTCGCGGCGAACGTGGCGGATGCCGACGCGATCCAGGCCGCGCTGAACCAGGCGCTGCTCGCGTTCGGCGGCGTCGACCTCGTCGTGAACAACGCGGGGCTCTCCCTCTCGAAGCCGCTGCTGGAGACCACCGAGAAGGACTGGGACCTGCAGCATGACGTGATGGCGAAGGGCTCGTTCCTCGTCTCGAAGGCTGCGGCCCGGGCGCTCATCGACCAGAAGCTCGGCGGTGACATCATCTACATCTCGTCGAAGAACTCGGTCTTCGCGGGCCCGAACAACATCGCCTACTCGGCGACCAAGGCCGACCAGGCGCACCAGGTGCGGCTGCTGGCCGTGGAGCTCGGGGAGTACGGCATCCGTGTGAACGGCATCAACCCCGACGGCGTCGTGCGCGGCTCCGGCATCTTCGCCTCGGGCTGGGGCGCCAACCGCGCCGCGACCTACGGCGTGGCCGAAGAGGACCTGGGCCAGTACTACGCGAACCGCACGATCCTGAAGCGAGAGGTCGTGCCCGAGAACGTGGCGGATGCCGTCTTCGTGCTCACCGGACCCGAGCTCAGCCGCACGACCGGACTCCACATCCCCGTCGACTCCGGCGTCGCCGCGGCCTTCCTGCGATGA
- a CDS encoding rhamnulokinase family protein, whose product MTLRAVAAVDLGATSGRVMIGRVGDGVLELELVSRFPNGPVEREDGLHWDFAALYEHVVEGLAQAVRREPAIESIGIDSWAVDYGLLAHGELLAEPFHYRDERTRRGVEEVHAIAPFAELYGRNGLQFLPFNTLYQYRVDTRLDDADTALLIPDLLAFLLTGARVAERTNASTTGLLRVGSGEWDTELADRLGIPAALLPDLVDPGTVVGELRPELVERIGARLPVIAVGSHDTASAVAAVPMATPSAAYISCGTWGLVGLELTDPVLTDAARDANFTHELGVDGRYRFLHNVTGLWLLSETVRAWEAEDGTPVDLPELLAAASAVDEDVPLFDANDPSLSAPGDMPTRIAALLGADAPSSRAGFARSIVESIAAAFAEAVQTASALAGREIDSIHLVGGGSLNRLLCQATADRTGLPVLAGPVEATALGNVLVQARALDAAPSTLEDLRALVAATHAPTRFEPRG is encoded by the coding sequence ATGACCCTGCGCGCCGTCGCGGCCGTCGATCTCGGGGCGACCAGCGGTCGGGTCATGATCGGGCGCGTCGGCGACGGCGTGCTCGAGCTCGAGCTCGTCTCCCGCTTCCCCAACGGCCCCGTCGAACGCGAGGACGGCCTGCACTGGGACTTCGCGGCGCTGTACGAGCACGTGGTCGAGGGGCTGGCGCAGGCGGTCCGACGGGAGCCGGCGATCGAGAGCATCGGCATCGACTCGTGGGCCGTCGACTACGGACTCCTCGCGCACGGCGAGCTGCTCGCCGAGCCCTTCCACTACCGGGATGAGCGGACGAGGCGCGGCGTCGAGGAGGTGCACGCGATCGCCCCCTTCGCCGAGCTCTACGGTCGCAACGGCCTGCAGTTCCTGCCGTTCAACACCCTGTACCAGTACCGCGTCGACACGCGCCTCGACGACGCCGACACGGCGCTGCTCATCCCGGATCTCCTCGCCTTCCTCCTCACCGGCGCGCGCGTCGCCGAGCGCACCAACGCCTCGACGACAGGGTTGCTGCGCGTCGGGAGCGGGGAGTGGGACACCGAGCTCGCAGATCGGCTGGGCATCCCCGCCGCCCTGCTGCCGGATCTCGTCGACCCCGGCACGGTGGTCGGCGAACTCCGCCCCGAGCTGGTCGAGCGCATCGGCGCCCGACTGCCGGTCATCGCCGTCGGCTCGCACGACACCGCCTCCGCGGTCGCAGCGGTGCCGATGGCCACGCCCTCGGCGGCGTACATCTCGTGCGGCACCTGGGGCCTCGTGGGTCTGGAGCTGACCGACCCGGTGCTGACGGATGCCGCGCGCGACGCGAACTTCACGCACGAGCTCGGCGTCGATGGCCGCTACCGGTTCCTGCACAACGTCACCGGGCTCTGGCTGCTCAGCGAGACGGTGCGCGCCTGGGAGGCCGAGGACGGCACACCCGTCGACCTGCCGGAGCTGCTGGCCGCGGCATCCGCCGTCGACGAGGACGTGCCGCTGTTCGATGCGAACGACCCGTCGCTCAGCGCGCCGGGCGACATGCCGACCCGTATCGCGGCCCTTCTGGGCGCGGACGCTCCGTCGTCGAGAGCGGGCTTCGCGCGGAGCATCGTCGAGTCGATCGCGGCGGCGTTCGCGGAGGCCGTGCAGACGGCATCCGCTCTCGCCGGACGCGAGATCGACAGCATCCACCTCGTCGGCGGCGGGTCGCTCAACCGCCTGCTCTGCCAGGCGACGGCCGACCGCACGGGCCTCCCCGTGCTGGCCGGCCCCGTCGAGGCGACCGCTCTCGGCAACGTACTGGTGCAGGCGCGCGCGCTCGACGCCGCACCTTCGACGCTGGAGGATCTGCGCGCGCTGGTCGCGGCGACCCACGCCCCCACGCGCTTCGAACCGCGCGGGTAG
- a CDS encoding sugar ABC transporter permease codes for MTAIATPPAAKTSPRGRKGIRSSYPTWFYIPSAVLYIVLFAIPTFASFYFSLTRWSLFDIQFIGFDNYVQFFTEPMLVQGFVNTFVYGFVTSALKVVLGLGLALLLTGSILGRGYLRSTIFFPVLVSTVGIGITFKVLMDPFDGLINQSLSLIGVEGPGWLTDPAWALMSVALVDVWKGVGIATLIFIAGLVAIPQEYFEAAKVDGAGAWQRFKNITLPLVQPATATVILLSLIGGLRSFELIWAMTKGGPGFTSDVIASVIYKQYQAGFYGLSTAGNVVLFLVVTAIIVPIQYILNKRQVEQ; via the coding sequence ATGACCGCCATCGCGACGCCACCCGCCGCCAAGACCTCGCCCCGGGGGCGAAAGGGAATCAGGAGCTCCTACCCGACGTGGTTCTATATCCCGTCGGCGGTGCTCTACATCGTCCTGTTCGCCATCCCGACCTTCGCCTCGTTCTACTTCAGCCTCACCCGCTGGTCGCTGTTCGACATCCAGTTCATCGGCTTCGACAACTACGTCCAGTTCTTCACCGAGCCCATGCTCGTGCAGGGCTTCGTCAACACGTTCGTCTACGGGTTCGTGACCTCCGCCCTGAAGGTGGTCCTCGGGCTCGGACTCGCGCTGCTGCTGACGGGCTCCATCCTCGGCCGCGGCTACCTGCGGTCGACGATCTTCTTCCCGGTCCTGGTCTCCACCGTCGGGATCGGCATCACGTTCAAGGTGCTGATGGATCCGTTCGACGGTCTCATCAACCAGAGCCTGTCGCTCATCGGCGTCGAGGGGCCCGGGTGGCTCACCGATCCGGCCTGGGCGCTCATGTCCGTCGCGCTCGTCGATGTCTGGAAGGGCGTGGGCATCGCGACGCTCATCTTCATCGCCGGCCTCGTCGCGATCCCGCAGGAGTACTTCGAGGCGGCCAAGGTCGACGGCGCCGGAGCCTGGCAGCGATTCAAGAACATCACGCTCCCGCTCGTGCAGCCCGCGACCGCGACCGTCATCCTGCTGTCGCTGATCGGCGGACTGCGGTCCTTCGAGCTCATCTGGGCCATGACCAAGGGCGGCCCCGGCTTCACCAGCGACGTGATCGCCTCGGTCATCTACAAGCAGTACCAGGCGGGCTTCTACGGTCTGTCCACCGCGGGCAACGTGGTGCTCTTCCTGGTGGTCACCGCGATCATCGTGCCGATCCAGTACATCCTCAACAAGAGGCAGGTGGAGCAATGA